From Chryseobacterium shandongense, the proteins below share one genomic window:
- a CDS encoding TonB-dependent receptor, producing the protein MNKRIQLLSIIFLGFSSVAFSQIKEEKLILNKKREPEVKKIEKKKTSVETIKNYPPEEKSQNPVQYRITDVPAVSDFKTSTIQGQDVTPKFEGSAQNNYIQFGMGNYGKILGDANFSKTLENKIEVGVDAHFLSTQGLKKVYDWDSKQSSTTLGAFLNSYGDKGKFNLNAEYGLDSYNYYGIYALEPGDVDLDQRVNQFKVNGYYDFYSNEILNDVRVKSSFLKDHFDAQENQVSILANLSKHAVEIGKSGFNLNADLGVGLEAVKSEFAILDQNSSNFVNLNLAPKVTFRKGDSYLMLGSSFAFLNSKNQNLMMAEQMNNNKTYWFPQAEFQYAAADEFKFYGGVDGGLKLNTYADLLQQNPFIVSDQYLRPTETKYHFYVGLRGDIDEMFKYDVSAGYGKMNDIMFFRANDLFDYTSVNRSAYNYANTFSAVYDNGNVGDIKGSLQYFPLANLILDTEVKFTKFDLDNYSDIYNVPLVTASIGAKYTMLDQKLMLGFKGIFASDRTTNSFAIEGVGSPVTYLSTEDTNDKVGGYADLNLSAEYKIHKNFSIFALGNNLLNSKYQTYKGYKVLGAQILGGVKITF; encoded by the coding sequence ATGAACAAAAGAATTCAATTATTATCCATCATATTTTTAGGGTTTTCATCGGTGGCATTTTCGCAGATCAAAGAAGAGAAGCTGATTCTTAATAAAAAAAGAGAACCGGAAGTAAAGAAGATCGAGAAAAAGAAAACCTCTGTAGAAACGATTAAAAATTATCCGCCGGAAGAAAAGTCTCAGAATCCTGTACAATACAGAATAACGGACGTTCCCGCAGTTTCGGATTTTAAAACGTCTACGATCCAGGGACAGGATGTAACCCCAAAATTTGAAGGTTCTGCACAGAATAATTATATCCAGTTCGGGATGGGGAATTACGGGAAAATTCTCGGAGATGCCAATTTTTCCAAAACACTGGAAAATAAAATCGAAGTTGGGGTCGACGCTCATTTTCTTTCGACACAAGGGTTGAAAAAGGTCTACGACTGGGATTCCAAACAAAGTTCAACAACGTTGGGTGCTTTCCTAAATTCTTATGGGGATAAAGGAAAATTCAACTTAAATGCTGAATATGGATTAGACAGCTATAATTATTACGGAATTTATGCGCTTGAACCGGGAGATGTCGATCTGGATCAAAGGGTTAATCAATTTAAAGTAAACGGATATTACGATTTTTATTCCAATGAAATTCTTAATGATGTTCGGGTAAAATCATCTTTTCTAAAAGATCATTTCGATGCTCAGGAAAATCAGGTTTCCATTTTGGCCAACTTGTCAAAACACGCGGTTGAAATCGGGAAATCCGGGTTTAATCTTAACGCGGATCTTGGAGTAGGTTTAGAAGCGGTGAAAAGCGAGTTTGCTATTCTTGATCAGAATTCATCCAACTTTGTTAATTTGAATCTTGCTCCTAAAGTTACTTTTAGAAAAGGAGATTCCTATTTAATGTTAGGTTCTTCATTTGCCTTCCTGAATTCAAAAAATCAGAATCTCATGATGGCTGAACAGATGAATAATAACAAAACCTACTGGTTTCCGCAGGCTGAATTTCAATATGCAGCGGCTGATGAATTTAAATTCTACGGTGGAGTAGACGGAGGTCTTAAACTGAATACGTATGCTGATCTTTTACAGCAAAACCCTTTTATTGTTTCCGACCAATACCTTAGACCTACTGAAACAAAATACCATTTTTATGTAGGTTTACGTGGAGATATCGATGAAATGTTCAAGTATGATGTTTCTGCCGGATATGGAAAAATGAATGATATTATGTTCTTTAGGGCAAATGATCTTTTCGATTATACTTCGGTTAACCGCTCCGCTTATAATTATGCCAATACTTTTTCTGCTGTTTATGACAATGGAAATGTAGGAGATATCAAAGGAAGCCTTCAATATTTCCCGTTGGCCAACCTAATTCTTGATACGGAAGTAAAATTTACCAAATTTGATCTTGACAATTACTCGGATATTTATAATGTACCCCTCGTAACAGCATCAATCGGGGCAAAATATACCATGCTGGATCAAAAATTAATGCTTGGTTTTAAAGGGATTTTTGCCAGCGACAGAACTACGAATTCCTTTGCTATTGAGGGAGTTGGAAGTCCGGTGACCTACCTCTCTACCGAGGATACCAATGATAAAGTTGGAGGGTACGCTGATTTAAACTTGTCGGCAGAGTATAAAATTCACAAAAATTTCAGTATTTTCGCACTCGGAAATAATCTTCTGAACTCAAAATACCAAACCTATAAAGGCTATAAAGTTCTTGGGGCCCAGATTTTGGGTGGTGTGAAGATTACATTCTAA
- a CDS encoding RagB/SusD family nutrient uptake outer membrane protein → MKNLIKILLLFIITACTSSDMDLQPLNGPTSGTFPASYEEGKMGLFAAYRNLSTLDAASTPIWHVMDNITDIGYARPGTNYTSPITSSITTTNALAIKPWEIHYKTIARCHAVLDRLNDIPGLTEAQKTELGSELRFIRAYCYSQLIELYGGVPLVKSTVTLDNANVPRTSITEIQQFIIEELGAVAPQLPISQSQFGNVRASRIAALMLKARVELYSKQYAAAAATSKQALDLAAGVHSLTAFNSSVNYVGKDHTVGEPDPSNIFGHSGFSGSKEWIWVAEYNINVPGYLHNQQYYSASRLGKGVCYWGPTQNLIDSYEMTDGLSITESPLYDETNPFKNRDPRLDMYAVRPHSRYLGYQFEPNTAFSKVNNYWTVVNGSAPSQVANADATNAYRSFSGYLWRKVVDIADFNSTSVSGNSDLNVGIFRLPELMLIYAEAKIELNQLDNSVYDVINQIRARAKMPALNNGLSQTELRKALRYERKVELANDGLRWYDIRRWGIANNVMNGYLYLNRNANNWTKSAISSFDESANPVYNHPKASTYFTTQQVVYKVNKDE, encoded by the coding sequence ATGAAAAACCTTATAAAAATATTGTTATTATTCATCATCACTGCGTGTACAAGCTCCGATATGGATTTACAACCTCTAAACGGTCCCACATCAGGAACTTTTCCGGCTTCCTACGAGGAAGGAAAAATGGGACTTTTTGCCGCATATAGAAATTTAAGCACTTTAGATGCAGCCAGTACACCTATTTGGCATGTGATGGATAATATCACTGATATCGGATACGCAAGACCGGGAACCAACTACACCTCTCCTATTACAAGTTCTATCACCACTACCAATGCACTAGCTATAAAACCTTGGGAAATTCATTATAAGACGATTGCAAGATGTCATGCCGTATTAGATAGATTAAATGATATTCCGGGGCTTACCGAAGCACAAAAGACAGAGCTTGGTTCAGAATTAAGATTTATTCGTGCCTATTGCTATTCTCAACTGATTGAGCTGTATGGGGGCGTTCCATTGGTAAAATCAACAGTAACACTTGATAATGCAAATGTTCCAAGAACATCTATTACAGAAATTCAGCAATTCATTATTGAAGAACTTGGAGCAGTTGCCCCTCAGCTTCCGATATCACAATCGCAGTTCGGAAATGTACGTGCATCGCGTATTGCAGCCTTAATGTTGAAAGCAAGAGTTGAACTTTATTCTAAACAATATGCAGCCGCAGCAGCGACTTCAAAGCAGGCACTAGATTTGGCAGCAGGAGTTCATAGTTTAACTGCTTTTAATTCTTCCGTGAATTATGTTGGTAAAGATCATACCGTAGGAGAACCTGATCCTAGTAATATATTCGGACATAGTGGTTTTTCGGGGAGCAAAGAATGGATCTGGGTTGCAGAATACAACATCAATGTCCCAGGATATCTGCATAATCAACAGTATTATTCAGCATCCCGTTTGGGTAAAGGAGTTTGCTATTGGGGACCGACTCAAAATCTTATCGATTCGTATGAAATGACAGACGGTTTGTCTATAACAGAATCTCCATTATATGACGAAACAAACCCATTCAAAAACAGAGATCCCCGTCTTGATATGTATGCCGTAAGACCACATTCCAGATACCTTGGATATCAATTTGAACCTAACACCGCTTTTTCAAAGGTAAACAACTATTGGACAGTTGTAAACGGAAGTGCTCCAAGCCAGGTTGCCAATGCAGATGCCACGAATGCCTATCGCTCATTCAGTGGTTACTTATGGCGAAAAGTGGTTGATATTGCAGACTTTAATTCTACCTCTGTAAGTGGAAATTCAGATTTAAATGTGGGAATTTTCAGATTACCTGAATTAATGTTGATTTATGCAGAAGCAAAAATTGAACTGAATCAGTTAGATAATTCCGTTTATGATGTGATTAATCAAATTAGAGCACGCGCAAAAATGCCGGCTTTAAATAATGGTCTATCGCAAACTGAATTGAGAAAAGCCCTTCGATATGAAAGAAAAGTAGAATTAGCAAATGACGGATTGAGATGGTACGATATAAGACGTTGGGGTATTGCCAACAATGTAATGAACGGATATTTATATCTGAACCGTAACGCAAACAACTGGACAAAATCTGCAATTTCAAGTTTTGATGAAAGCGCCAATCCCGTCTACAATCATCCAAAAGCTTCCACCTATTTTACCACCCAACAAGTAGTCTACAAAGTAAATAAAGATGAATAA
- a CDS encoding metallophosphoesterase: MKKNISLLLLLLSAVFFAQEKFQAPKLDNEKSWSIILIPDTQNYVKWNQNQPILDLMERWIEDNISTLNIKMVCQVGDLVEHNNILNQGYDGDQSADDQWKAIQSIMGRLNEKVPYVAATGNHDFSINNEGRRFSRYNEFFPSNFNSLNQKHLAQNFFNDAGAPSMENSVLELKGLNGLDYLFVSLEFAPRDKTLEWAKKVLEMPQYKNHRSILITHAFLNEKDKRTNKENSWFMYEPFLVNNVPQKSKSIALPQSNNGEQIWEKLIQPSQNMQLVLSGHISGEGFRTDTNSFGKNVNQMLFDMQSEGGGHRDGNGGDGWLRIIEFYPDNKTVKVKTYSPLFGISPTTQKNAYKTDPRNEFIFKFTE, encoded by the coding sequence ATGAAAAAGAATATATCATTACTCTTACTACTGCTTTCTGCAGTGTTTTTCGCGCAAGAAAAATTTCAGGCTCCAAAACTAGACAATGAAAAATCATGGAGTATCATCCTCATTCCCGATACCCAAAACTATGTAAAATGGAATCAAAATCAGCCTATTTTAGATTTGATGGAGCGATGGATCGAGGATAATATCTCGACACTTAATATTAAAATGGTCTGTCAGGTTGGTGATTTGGTGGAACACAATAATATTCTTAATCAGGGATATGACGGCGATCAAAGTGCAGACGACCAATGGAAAGCCATACAGTCTATCATGGGAAGACTGAATGAAAAAGTTCCTTATGTAGCTGCCACCGGAAACCATGACTTCAGCATCAATAATGAAGGACGAAGATTTTCTCGTTATAATGAGTTTTTCCCTTCCAACTTTAACAGTTTAAATCAAAAACATTTAGCACAGAACTTTTTTAATGATGCCGGAGCTCCAAGCATGGAAAATTCGGTTTTGGAACTAAAAGGATTAAATGGATTGGACTACTTATTTGTCAGCCTTGAATTTGCACCCCGAGATAAAACCCTGGAATGGGCTAAAAAAGTCTTGGAAATGCCTCAATACAAAAACCACAGATCCATTTTAATAACCCATGCTTTTTTGAATGAGAAAGACAAGCGAACAAATAAAGAAAATTCATGGTTCATGTATGAGCCCTTTTTAGTCAATAATGTTCCTCAAAAGTCTAAATCTATCGCACTTCCGCAATCTAATAATGGAGAACAGATATGGGAAAAGCTGATACAGCCGTCCCAAAATATGCAGTTGGTACTAAGTGGTCACATTTCCGGTGAAGGGTTTCGCACTGACACTAACAGCTTTGGAAAAAATGTCAATCAAATGCTTTTTGATATGCAGAGCGAAGGTGGCGGTCACCGCGATGGTAACGGAGGCGATGGCTGGCTTAGAATTATTGAATTCTATCCCGATAATAAAACAGTCAAAGTAAAAACCTATTCTCCTCTATTCGGAATTTCCCCAACGACTCAAAAGAACGCTTATAAAACCGACCCTAGAAACGAATTTATTTTTAAATTTACTGAGTAA
- a CDS encoding SusC/RagA family TonB-linked outer membrane protein: protein MKKTAISIALLVAVGLPVYNYAQTQANVPVTNTQKQVPLVQIIKKLEKSTKTKFFYSASDFRNIWVDESKINYSSLQQSLEYLKKSIPLDYQIQNNTITLRKSASTSFVENNVQPINDTLNQQEKKIEEVVVVGYGTQKKSIITGSVSVVKGSVTEGQPVLSAGNALQGLAAGVTVTTQTGAPGGDAGNIRIRGINSFGGSDSNPLVIIDGVAGNMNDIDVNMIESISVLKDAASSAIYGSRAANGVILVTTKRAKGNKLTAQYRVYTGWQMATAIPKVTDGLTYMKVFNDASMNDNGTKIYSDEAINAFLTAYNKNPNNYDWQKAILQGSGYLQDHYFSLSAKSGIISVTPSFGYAKQEGIIKNTDFTRFTFRNNMDITPNDQWNIKLDLSVVNKDRKQIADEATIWNYLGRMPTNIPIYYGSNYSDGWVKINPVGFIEDGGNRKQNNLEFFGNLNVSYQPTSWLTLKGLVAPRYVTTNIHLFRKSVNTYYEDGTEAGAANTFTELTESARRQFYGTYQFQANAKKEFGKHSFELLAGASRETYDEKILSGYRRDFLYDNYEVLDAGADNETKDNGGSEYEWLLVSAFGRFNYNYNQKYLFEANMRYDGTSRFIGKNRWAVFPSFSAGWVVSRENFFENLKGTISQLKLRGSWGKLGNQNISSSYYPFSEPLSLGSTSMNGQVYQTIQQLIMSNPDLKWEETTMSGVGLDVSLWKKLDLTFDMYDKKTDGILLRLNTSQLTGLEPPIQNAATVSNKGWEISAQYNEKWGDFKMNLGFNLSDVNNKILDMKGQSSGTLLRQQVGSSVNSIYGFIADGLYQNQAEIDAGPTQFGTLKPGDIRYKDIAGAFDANGNPIGDGKITDADRAIIGSTVPRYTYGFNIGFSWRGFRLSALIQGVGKADGYLDSHYSIPAVNSSAVKPWQLDYWTPENTDAKYPRVSLTSTNNTQNSTMWMRSAAYTRLKNVQIGYELPKSFIDNTFLTSVYIYLNGQNLLTFTKFYEGYDPEINYNAGSTDGVSLGGGNYYPQVKTFSFGIDVKF from the coding sequence ATGAAAAAAACTGCAATTTCTATTGCTTTACTCGTAGCTGTAGGGTTACCGGTGTATAATTATGCACAAACCCAGGCTAATGTGCCTGTAACCAATACTCAAAAGCAGGTTCCTCTTGTCCAGATCATTAAAAAATTAGAAAAATCAACCAAAACTAAGTTTTTTTATTCTGCTTCAGATTTTAGAAATATTTGGGTAGATGAGAGCAAAATCAACTACTCTTCATTACAGCAAAGTTTAGAATATTTAAAAAAGAGTATTCCATTAGATTATCAAATTCAGAATAATACGATAACTCTAAGAAAATCAGCCAGTACTTCTTTTGTTGAAAATAATGTACAACCGATAAATGATACTCTGAACCAGCAGGAGAAAAAAATAGAAGAGGTAGTGGTTGTTGGATATGGCACCCAAAAGAAATCAATAATAACAGGTTCGGTATCTGTTGTAAAAGGTTCAGTAACCGAAGGGCAGCCCGTATTATCTGCAGGAAATGCTTTACAGGGTCTTGCAGCAGGTGTTACGGTTACTACACAAACAGGAGCTCCCGGTGGTGATGCCGGAAATATCAGAATCAGAGGGATCAACAGTTTCGGAGGATCTGACAGCAATCCGCTTGTGATTATTGACGGTGTTGCAGGAAATATGAACGATATTGATGTTAATATGATTGAGTCTATCTCTGTTCTTAAAGATGCCGCTTCTTCTGCAATCTATGGTTCAAGAGCAGCTAATGGAGTTATTCTCGTGACCACAAAACGTGCTAAAGGGAATAAGCTTACTGCACAATACAGAGTATATACAGGATGGCAAATGGCTACGGCAATCCCAAAAGTTACCGATGGCCTTACCTACATGAAGGTGTTTAACGATGCGAGTATGAATGACAACGGTACCAAGATCTACAGTGACGAAGCAATCAATGCTTTTTTAACCGCTTATAATAAAAACCCGAACAACTATGACTGGCAAAAGGCTATTCTTCAGGGAAGCGGATATTTACAGGATCATTATTTTTCACTGTCGGCAAAATCAGGAATTATAAGTGTAACTCCATCATTTGGATATGCAAAGCAGGAAGGGATTATAAAAAACACCGATTTTACAAGGTTTACTTTCCGTAATAATATGGATATTACCCCAAATGATCAGTGGAATATCAAATTAGATTTATCGGTAGTCAACAAAGACAGAAAACAAATTGCTGACGAAGCCACGATATGGAATTATCTTGGGAGAATGCCCACCAACATTCCCATCTATTATGGAAGTAACTATTCTGATGGATGGGTAAAAATAAATCCGGTGGGTTTCATCGAAGACGGAGGAAATCGCAAGCAAAATAATCTGGAATTTTTTGGAAATTTAAATGTTTCCTACCAACCTACGAGTTGGTTAACCTTAAAAGGACTTGTCGCTCCAAGATATGTCACTACCAATATCCATCTTTTCAGAAAAAGTGTAAATACCTATTATGAAGACGGAACTGAAGCCGGTGCAGCCAATACTTTCACTGAACTTACAGAATCTGCAAGACGACAGTTTTATGGGACATACCAGTTTCAGGCAAATGCAAAAAAAGAATTTGGAAAGCACAGTTTTGAACTTCTTGCCGGGGCTTCAAGAGAAACCTATGATGAAAAAATATTATCCGGCTATAGAAGAGATTTTCTCTATGATAATTACGAAGTCTTAGATGCCGGTGCAGACAATGAAACGAAAGATAATGGAGGTTCAGAATATGAATGGTTATTAGTTTCTGCTTTTGGTAGATTCAATTACAATTACAACCAAAAATATTTATTTGAAGCCAACATGAGGTACGATGGAACTTCAAGATTTATTGGTAAAAATCGTTGGGCAGTTTTCCCATCATTTTCTGCGGGTTGGGTAGTTTCAAGAGAAAACTTTTTCGAAAATCTAAAAGGAACCATCAGCCAATTGAAATTAAGAGGTTCATGGGGAAAATTAGGAAATCAGAATATCAGCTCTTCTTATTATCCTTTTTCAGAACCGCTATCATTGGGAAGTACTTCTATGAACGGACAGGTATATCAAACGATACAGCAATTGATCATGTCTAATCCTGATTTAAAATGGGAAGAAACCACGATGTCCGGAGTTGGTCTTGATGTATCCTTATGGAAAAAATTAGACTTAACCTTTGATATGTATGATAAAAAAACTGACGGAATTCTTTTACGATTAAACACCTCTCAACTTACAGGTTTAGAACCTCCGATACAAAATGCTGCAACAGTAAGCAACAAAGGTTGGGAAATCAGCGCACAATACAATGAAAAATGGGGAGATTTTAAAATGAATCTGGGCTTCAATCTTTCCGATGTCAATAATAAAATCCTTGATATGAAAGGTCAGTCTTCGGGGACATTACTTCGCCAGCAAGTGGGCTCCTCTGTAAATTCTATCTATGGATTTATTGCTGACGGTTTATATCAAAATCAGGCAGAAATTGATGCAGGTCCTACACAGTTTGGAACTTTAAAACCGGGAGATATCAGATACAAAGATATTGCCGGAGCTTTTGATGCTAATGGTAATCCGATTGGGGATGGAAAAATTACAGATGCCGACAGGGCTATCATCGGAAGTACAGTTCCCCGATATACGTATGGTTTCAATATTGGATTTTCCTGGAGAGGTTTCAGATTGTCAGCATTGATTCAGGGAGTCGGAAAAGCCGATGGTTACTTAGATTCACATTACTCAATTCCTGCAGTTAACTCAAGTGCGGTGAAACCTTGGCAGCTTGATTACTGGACTCCTGAAAACACTGATGCCAAATATCCACGTGTTTCCCTCACCTCTACCAATAATACACAAAACTCCACCATGTGGATGAGAAGCGCTGCTTACACCCGTCTCAAAAATGTACAGATTGGCTATGAACTGCCAAAATCCTTTATTGACAATACATTCCTGACGAGTGTTTACATTTATCTCAATGGTCAAAACCTATTGACTTTTACAAAATTCTACGAAGGATATGACCCTGAAATAAATTATAACGCAGGAAGTACCGATGGTGTTTCCTTGGGAGGCGGAAACTATTATCCGCAAGTAAAAACATTCTCTTTCGGTATTGATGTTAAATTCTAA
- a CDS encoding Mu transposase domain-containing protein, whose amino-acid sequence MEDEKQQLRPLPEHRFEIRHQSFATVMQNGHVQLSRDKNYYSVPYQYIKKKIKILYTSSTVEIYYKYNRIAMHRRNYKPYIYTTITEHLASTHQFVTGWSASRFIDWANSIDTSVGEYILQIIDSRNHPEQAYKSCLGILNFEKKVGRDRLINACKRALDFKIYSFKTVQKILENNLDQIINLENEEKEQELPDHGNIRGKQYYH is encoded by the coding sequence TTGGAAGATGAGAAGCAGCAACTCCGGCCACTGCCTGAGCATCGTTTTGAGATCAGGCACCAATCCTTTGCAACCGTGATGCAGAACGGACACGTACAGCTGAGCCGGGACAAGAACTACTACAGTGTTCCGTATCAGTATATCAAGAAGAAAATCAAGATACTGTACACATCTTCCACCGTGGAGATTTACTATAAATACAACAGGATTGCCATGCACAGGCGCAATTACAAGCCTTATATTTACACGACCATTACGGAACATCTGGCCAGCACCCACCAGTTTGTAACAGGATGGAGTGCTTCCCGCTTTATCGATTGGGCAAACAGTATTGATACTTCAGTGGGAGAATATATCCTCCAAATTATCGACAGCCGGAATCATCCCGAGCAAGCTTACAAAAGCTGCCTGGGAATCCTGAACTTCGAAAAAAAAGTAGGCAGGGATAGATTGATAAATGCCTGTAAACGGGCATTGGATTTTAAGATCTACAGCTTTAAGACCGTACAGAAAATACTGGAGAACAATCTGGATCAGATCATTAATCTGGAAAATGAAGAAAAGGAGCAGGAACTGCCTGATCACGGCAACATCAGAGGAAAACAATATTACCATTAA
- a CDS encoding RNA polymerase sigma factor translates to MEHFKKIYLDYKHQVYFFVKKYISTMEDAEDVVQEIFVHLWKHSSSLKNPQTLEAIIFKTAQQEVSNYYRKNKILFSYTDESLIKDEADPEKGDHEFKDEQLKKIEILMEELPERSKTFFYKNKLEKISYSQIAKENNISKTAVEKQVNKVIRYIKANLNLF, encoded by the coding sequence ATGGAACATTTTAAAAAAATATATTTAGATTACAAACATCAAGTATACTTTTTTGTTAAAAAGTATATTTCAACTATGGAAGATGCTGAAGATGTTGTTCAGGAGATTTTTGTACATCTTTGGAAACATTCTTCCTCTCTGAAAAATCCGCAAACGTTAGAAGCTATCATCTTTAAAACCGCTCAACAGGAAGTTTCCAATTATTACAGAAAGAATAAAATACTTTTCTCTTACACTGATGAAAGTTTGATAAAAGATGAAGCCGATCCAGAAAAGGGAGATCATGAATTTAAAGATGAACAATTGAAAAAAATAGAGATTCTGATGGAAGAACTTCCGGAAAGAAGCAAAACTTTTTTCTATAAAAATAAACTGGAAAAAATAAGTTATTCTCAGATCGCAAAAGAAAATAATATCTCAAAAACAGCTGTAGAAAAACAGGTCAATAAAGTAATCCGATACATAAAGGCCAATCTAAATCTATTTTAA
- the istB gene encoding IS21-like element helper ATPase IstB, which translates to MNEPTVSKMKQMKLYGMHNAFKTAIESGRTDHYTLDQFVSMLIDAEWDERHNRRIERSIKNAKFHYRSSIESINFDDTRNLDRNLVMRLAGCEFVEKNENILITGSTGVGKSYLGTALGYQACIEGFKVNYFNTSKLFAKLKMAKADGSYLRELAKIQRQDVIILDDFGLQALDSTNRITLLEIIEDRHNNGSIIVTSQIPVQGWYDIIGEKTIADAILDRLIHQSHRLELQGESMRKKRAVNTSN; encoded by the coding sequence ATGAACGAACCGACAGTGAGCAAAATGAAGCAAATGAAGCTTTACGGCATGCACAATGCCTTTAAGACCGCTATTGAAAGCGGAAGGACAGACCACTATACCCTCGACCAGTTTGTATCGATGCTCATCGATGCCGAATGGGATGAGAGGCACAACAGGCGTATAGAACGAAGCATCAAAAATGCAAAATTCCATTACAGATCCAGTATTGAAAGTATCAACTTCGATGACACCCGCAATCTCGACCGTAATCTGGTGATGCGTCTTGCAGGATGTGAGTTCGTAGAAAAAAATGAGAACATCCTGATCACGGGAAGTACAGGCGTGGGTAAAAGTTATCTGGGGACCGCCTTAGGGTACCAAGCATGCATTGAAGGCTTTAAGGTCAATTATTTTAATACTTCCAAGCTGTTTGCCAAGCTAAAAATGGCAAAAGCAGACGGATCCTACCTGCGCGAACTTGCAAAAATACAGAGACAGGATGTGATCATCCTTGATGATTTTGGTCTTCAGGCACTGGACAGCACCAACAGGATAACCCTTCTTGAAATTATAGAAGACCGTCACAACAACGGCTCCATCATTGTAACATCGCAGATCCCGGTGCAGGGCTGGTATGACATTATTGGTGAAAAGACCATTGCTGATGCTATTCTTGACAGACTTATCCATCAGTCTCACCGCCTGGAACTCCAGGGGGAATCTATGAGAAAGAAAAGAGCAGTAAATACGAGTAATTAA
- a CDS encoding FecR family protein: protein MKDSQKHFEKTWKTVSTEKQEMDSATDSRIWRGLEGKIRRERRQKYYWSAVAAILLPLFGILFFYEDVTLKETKGELTVLVLRANESSKTFRLSDNSMITLEPHSTLSLSKDFGERSRNVTFQGKGFFSIAKDKSKPFIVNAGDFSVEVLGTKFSVDQQSDEKKVKLLEGKVKIEHKGKLTYLLPHENWSTSPIKSDFHYYAVSTAKSFTFENTTFEDAIAEIENTYGTHITYPRKIAKNQVSGSFSGNLKEILSIINYPFNLKTTFNNDQEIILY, encoded by the coding sequence ATGAAAGATTCTCAAAAACATTTTGAAAAAACCTGGAAGACTGTCTCTACTGAAAAACAGGAAATGGATTCTGCAACAGATTCCAGAATATGGAGGGGACTAGAAGGAAAAATCAGAAGAGAACGTAGGCAAAAATATTATTGGAGTGCTGTTGCTGCTATTTTGCTGCCTTTGTTTGGGATACTGTTTTTCTATGAAGATGTTACTTTAAAAGAAACGAAAGGTGAGTTAACAGTACTTGTGTTGCGAGCAAATGAGTCATCTAAGACTTTCAGATTATCAGATAATAGTATGATTACTTTAGAACCTCATAGTACATTATCGCTAAGTAAAGATTTTGGAGAACGCTCCAGAAATGTAACATTTCAAGGGAAAGGTTTCTTTTCTATTGCTAAAGATAAATCCAAACCTTTCATCGTCAATGCAGGTGATTTTAGTGTTGAAGTATTGGGAACAAAGTTTTCGGTCGATCAGCAATCGGATGAAAAAAAGGTAAAGCTGCTTGAGGGAAAAGTAAAAATAGAACACAAGGGGAAGCTCACTTATCTTCTGCCACATGAGAACTGGAGCACTTCTCCTATCAAAAGTGATTTCCATTATTATGCAGTGAGCACGGCAAAATCTTTCACCTTTGAAAATACAACCTTCGAAGATGCCATCGCTGAAATAGAAAACACCTATGGAACTCATATTACCTATCCTCGAAAAATTGCTAAAAATCAAGTATCGGGTTCTTTTTCAGGAAATCTTAAAGAAATTCTTTCGATTATAAATTATCCTTTTAACCTAAAAACAACATTCAACAATGACCAAGAAATAATTCTCTATTAA